From Gemmatimonadaceae bacterium:
AAGCACGCGGCGACTTTACCTCGACTGGCCGTCCAACTCGCGCTTCTGGTTCCGAGCGCTGTCGCTGATCACCCTCCTTGCATCATGCTCGGTGCTCACTACCGGGCCGGATGTTTCCAGCGTAAGCGGGGGCTATAAGTTAGAGGCTGTGGATGGGCAGCCATTACCCGTGATTATTGAGAATACGGCGTGTCCACGTGAGATTTTTGACGGCGAACTTCATCTCGATCCGAAGGTCTCGAACCGGCGGGCGCTATACGGCATCATCGTATACGCGAGATTGAGGTGCGATCCGAATCGCGTTCTCCAGGGAGAAGCCGGGACACCGCTCTTCGATCTGGGCCGCTGGAGTCTGGATGGCAGACGAGTAAATTTCAAGTCGAGCGAAGGCTACGGCGACTATTCAATCACATCGGTAGACCCCGGACCCGCCGACGGTCTTCCAGGTCCCACGCTCGTCATTAATCGCGATGGACGGCAGTATAGATTTCGACGCGACCGTCTTTTCGGTCAGCTGCCCTGAGTTCGACGGTTTATCAGGCGTGTTGCGCTCCTGGGTGCACCGAACCTGACTGCGCTGCACGGCTTACTCACAGACACGCCGAAATAGGTTTTCTCGAAGTTCATGGCTCGCCGGATCATTCAATTGGGCGTAGGTGACCGCAACCAGCGCCGCTGGAGCCGCATGGCTACAGTGGCTGAGAGACTACCCGGCACGTTGCATGGGAGACGATCAAACTGGCTCGATAAGTACCTTTCAGGTCGACACGTAATCCCGCCCCTTCCACTGTACGTTCTGCCCTCGCATTACAGCTCGCAGGAATATGTAGAAGATGACTGCGCCTCCAAGGGGATAAAGAAAGGCGTACCAGAGCGGCTCGCCGATGCGCCGGTAGATGTCAAGCCACCAGACGAGAGATACCGTGCTGACGACGACCGCCCAGACGTAAATGACGGTCGCAACCGGCTGCACGAGCGATATCAACAGAACGACCAGTGGCAGAACGCTCCACAGAGGCGCAAGAAGGAGAAGCAGGGGGAAGAAGAATCGTCCCACTCGTCCCATCGGAACGGAATCGCGACCGCCTGCGTAAACATTCTTCCCCCAGCCGTGGACGAGTTCGCCAAATGACGTGTACATCCGCGTCGAGAGCTGCTCGATTCCTTCCTCCAGCACTACATGCTTGCCGCGTGCGAAGAAGCGTTGCGCCATCATCATATCGTCAGCGACATGGGACTTGACCAGCGAATGGCCGCCAAGCTCGTCGTATGCCCGGCGCTGAACGAACAGACACTGCCCGTTGGCGATCTTGTCACTGGTTTGCCGTGATTTCGTGACGCTCTCCGTGCCGCCGTATCGCACCGCCATTATTCCGAAAATGTGGGGCTGGACGATTCGCTCCCAGAAACTTCCCAGCTCCTGTCGTCCCATCACCGAAAAGAGGTCGGCGTTTCGCCGCATGATTGCGTTGACCGACCGGGTCAGCAGGTCGGGCGCATGCTGTGTGTCAGCGTCGGCGAAGCACAGGATGGTTCCGTTTGCAGCACTCGCGCCGGTGTTGCATGCCCATTGTTTTCCGAACCATCCCTCAGGAGGATGCGAATTGTCGATCACGCGGACGCGGGAATCCCGCAAGGCGATGGCGCGCGCGAGTTCACCGGTGCCGTCGGCGGACTGGTCGTCGATGACAACAACTTCACATTCAGGGTACGTCGTGGTGAGAACCGAATTCAGGCAGCGTTCGATATTGCCCGCCTCGTTCCGCGCCGGTATCACGATCGTCACCAATGGCGCGGGCGAGGGCGGCTCGACACTCTCGGAAGCGAGCGATACCGAGTGTCGCACACGGAGAGCGGTGGCGATGTGCGCGATCACCCAGGGCAAGGCCGCTGCGGCGCCGATCAGAGTTTCCATCACGGGAGAAAACTAAGCGTATCCTGCCGCCGCCTCTCTCGAAAGTCTCCCCCGGACATCGATACCCGAATCGCTGACAGTCAGCCCGTTCCCTCCACCCCTCCCGAGCTTTTCATCGACTCGGCGTCAGCAGGCTCGCCGCCCAATGATGTCGTACCACTACTCGCAGGATTCTGGCGCGCTGCGTCAGGGCCAGGCTTTTCGCTACCTTCGGCCTCAGTGCGCTGACCGGCTGGTGACTTCCCGGCCCGGTCATCGCTCGTTCCGTCGCCCTGATCGGCAGGGTCAGGTGGCCTGATAGTTCCTTCTGATTCAGACCCTTCCGACTCGATCGCTCCCATGCTTTCCTCGCGGCTGCCGGAGGTCGATGATGAACCAGCAGTGTGCTGGTCCCTGGGGCCCGATCCGCGGACAGGCCCCCTCTGTTTTTCGTCTGCCACTATTGCTCCATTGTTTCACGTATGCCCGCTTGAAATGGCAATGCATATGCCATCGCGCCACGTTCGTTGACTCGCCTCACCCGCGTTCCTACGTTTGCCGACCCCAATGAACGACAAACTTTTCGGTTCCATCCAACCCCTCGGCCCCGGATCACGCGTTGCGCTCGTCGCACCCGCAGGAATCGTATTGGACCGCATGCATATCCTCCGCGCCGAGGAGAACGTGCGATCATTCGGCTGGACTCCAGTAACCGGCGCACACGCTACGTCGGCGTTCGGCTACCTCGCCGGCCGGGACCCGGAACGGTTGAGCGATCTGAACACTGCCTTTAGATCTACCGACATCGATGCCATCTGGTGCGTGCGGGGGGGATACGGCTCGATGCGATTGCTCCACGAAGTCGACTACGCGGCGTTCGCAGCCAATCCACGCCCCCTCATCGGCTTTTCCGACATCACCGCCCTGCACTCAGCGATTCACTCCCAATGCGGTTCAGTGACTTTTCACGGTCCCACCGCACGCGGAGTTCTTGGCGATTTCTCGCGTGAGTCGCTGCGCCTCGCGCTCGTCGAGCAACGCGATCCGTGTGGCGTTGCCGCAAACGGACGCGAGCTGACAGCGGGCCGCGCACGTGGCCGGCTGATCGGCGGAAATCTCGCGCTCGTAACTGCACTTCTCGGAACGCCTTTTGCGGCCGACTTCGACGATGCGATACTCGTCCTCGAGGATATCGGCGAAGCAGTCTACAGGGTCGATCGGATGCTCAGGCAGCTTCTGCTTGCCGGAGCGTTGCCACGGTGCGCCGGGATGGTAGCAGGCGATTTCCGAATGCCGGTGAAGGATCTCGAACCAGGGAACCGCACTGTCGATGACCTCCTGGGAGAGGCAGCCGAGGAAGCTCGCATACCCTGCCTTGCGGGTGCACCTTTCGGCCATATTCCCAATCAATGGACGTTACCACTCGGCGCTATCGCCGAGCTCGACACCGGCAAAAAATCGCTGCGAGTGGTCGCGCCAAACCACAGGAGCATTCAATGACCCACAATACAGGCGCTGAGCTGATCGACCAGGCAAAAGCACGCGTCAAGCAGATGGCTCCGGCCGACGCCATCAGTGGCCGGACGGACGATACGGTGTATCTGGATGTGCGTGAACCAAATGAGTGGAATCTCGGGCATGTGCCTGGCGCGATTCATATTCCGCGAGGAATGCTGGAGAGCAAGGTCGAAGAGCTGATATCCCGTGACAAGCGAGTGGTGATCTACTGCGCGAGCGGAAATCGATCTGCGCTGGCCGCAGACACCATGCAACAGATGGGATATGACGATGTCTGCTCGATGTCCGCGGGTTTTCGCGGGTGGGCTGATTCGGGTGGCCAGGTCGAATCGTGATTGAAGTCGATGAGTTCGAGCTATGGCGCGACCGGGATGAAGACTCTCCCCTCATAATTCGCGGTGATGCTCGAATCCCATCTGATGCCAAGGCAACCGTGGTCATCTGCCACGGATTCAAGGGGTTTGCGCGTTGGGCGTTCTTCCCCTATCTCGCCGACCGGATTGCGACCGCCGGGCTGGGAGCCATCACCTTCGACTTTTCCGGCAGCGGAATTGGTGAAGATCGCGAGAACTTCACCAATCCCCACGCGTTCACGAATAATACCTTCACCCAAGAACTCGACGATCTGGACGCGGTGATCGCTGAAGCAAGAGTGAAGGACTGGATCGGGGAGGGATACGGTCTGTTCGGACACTCGCGCGGCGGTGGCGTCGCCGTCCTGCACGCGTCCCGCAATCCGGACGTCAGAGCGCTGGTGACGTGGGCGGCCATTTCTGATCCCAACCGCTGGCCAGCAGACGTAGTGGCGCTGTGGAAAGCGCTTGGATATATCGATGTGCACAATGCCCGCACAGGCGAAATCATACCGCTCAGCACAGCGATCCTCCACGAGGTCGAAGCACTCGGCGAGACTACTTTGAATATTGACGCGGCGGCTTCCGGGGTCCGCTCGCCCTGGCTCGTGATTCATGGCGACAGTGACGAGACAGTGCCGCACTCCGAGGGCGAGCGGCTTCATCGCTCATCGAGCGAAGTGAGTGAGTTCCGGCTTATCGAGGGCGCAAACCACGCGTTCGATGCCAGCCATCCTCTCACTGAGCCGCCGCAGGCGCTCGACGCAGTGACTCGCGATACAGTTGAATTCTTTTGCCGGCACCTCGCGGCGTCGACTATGTGATACCTCTCGCACTCAGCTCCCATGCGCAGATCAGGCGTCTGGCGATATCGCTGAAGGTGAGACATGCCCCCGCCATTACGCACCCAGGGGCGAAACGGGCATGCGTTGCGCTTCTCATTCGTCTGGGGGCTGTTGCCACACCCGAAATTCTTCTCATTCAGCGGGCAGAGTACGAAGGCGATCCGTGGAGCGGGCAGATAGCGTTCCCCGGTGGGCGGGAAGAACCCGGCGACGAATCGCTTTACGACACTGCAGCACGCGAGACTTTCGAAGAGACCGGGATAGATCTCCGCGCCAACGGCGAACTGCTGGGTACGCTCGACGACCTTCACCCGCTGACGGTCCGGCTGCCGGCCGTCATCGTCCGGCCATTCGTTGTCCTGGTTGCAGATATTACGGAAGTGCGGCACAACCGGGAAGTCGCGAAGAGCTTCTGGGTGCCTTTTCCGAAGTTGTCGGATCGTGCAGTGTGGCGAGAGACGACCGTTGCGGCAGGCGGACACGAGTTTAGCCGTCTGGCGTTTCATCACGAGGGGTGCGTCGTGTGGGGAATGACTGAGCGAATTCTTTCCGGGCTGATAGCGGGAATGGCCCGGGTTTAGCTTGCAGTGGCGAAAAAATTCAGGGATGGCTTAATCCCCCTTCAGCAGACTGCGCGTGGCAACCCAACTTACTGACCGGCCTCCTGACCCAGCGGTTTCACCTCAGCCGGATCCAGGCTGGCGGCGCGCCCGCGTGTCGCCCTCGCTGGCCGAGGTGTACCGCACCGTTCCGGTGACGGGGGCAGGATGGTGGCGCAAGATCCTGGCGTTTGCGGGCCCTGGATATCTCGTCGCGGTTGGTTACATGGACCCCGGCAACTGGGCCACGGATCTGGCCGGCGGTTCGCAGTTCGGATACCGCCTCCTGACAGTGATCCTGATCTCGAATCTGATGGCGATACTGCTTCAGGGTCTTTCGGCCAAGCTTGGAATTGTCACCGGGCGCGATCTCGCGCAGGCGTGTCGCGATAATTACTCGAAGCCGGTCGTCTGGTTTCTCTGGGTCATCTGCGAGCTGGCGATTGCGGCCTGCGATCTCGCGGAGGTGATCGGTTCGGCGATTGCGCTCAACCTGCTTTTCGGGATACCGCTGCCGCTGGGAATCGGGATTACGGCGCTCGACGTTCTGATTGTCCTCTACCTGCAGAACAAAGGATTCAGGTTGCTCGAAGCGCTCGTGATCGCGCTCGTCGGAACCATCGGTGCGTGCTTCCTGTTCGAAATGATAATTTCCAGCCCGCCGATAGCGGAGGTAATGAAGGGATTCATCCCGACCTCGCAGGTGGTCACCAACCCGGCCATGCTCTACGTGGCTATCGGGATACTTGGTGCAACGGTAATGCCGCACAACCTCTACCTGCATTCGTCGATAGTTCAGACAAGACAATACGAGCAGACCAGCGAAGGGAAGAAAACCGCGGTGAAGTTCGCGTTCATCGACTCGACGATTGCGCTCTCGTTCGCGTTGTTCATCAACGCCGCCATTCTGATCGTTGCGGCCGCGACATTCCATACGAGCGGCAACACCGAAGTCGCGGAGATTCAGGACGCGTACAAGCTGTTGACGCCGCTGCTTGGTGCCGGAGCCAGCACGGTGTTCGCGCTCGCGTTGCTGGCGTCAGGCCAGGCATCGACAATTACCGGGACGCTCGCCGGCCAGATCGTGATGGAAGGCTTTCTCAACATCCGCCTCAGGCCGTGGCTGCGCCGCCTCATCACTCGCAGCATTGCGATCGTACCGGCTGCGATTGTGGCCATCCTGTACGGTGAAAGCGGCACCGCACAATTGCTTGTCTTCAGCCAGGTGATCCTCAGCATGCAGCTTTCATTTGCTGTCTTCCCGCTGGTGAGGTTTACCTCCGACAAGACAAAGATGGCCGAGTTCGCCAACCCTGTATGGCTCAAGTCCCTCGCTTATCTGGTTGCGACAGTGATCGCTTCGCTCAACATTTGGCTGCTCGTTCAGTTCTTCACGGGAGCGTGAGCATGTACAAGAGAATACTGGTCCCGGTCGAGAACTCTCCGTTCGATGACGCGATCGTCGATCACGTGAAGTTGCTCGCCAGGATCTGCAATTCCTCGGTTATTCTCATTCACGTCGCCGACGGCTGGGCCGCGCGTAATATTTCTCATCTGAAGTTGAGAGAGAGCGAAGAAATGCAGAACGACCGCGCGTACATCGAGCGCCTCTCGGCGACTCTCGAGGCAGAAGGATTCGATTCCGAAGCAGTACTCGCATCCGGCGATCCTGCTTCTGAGATTTCGGCGGCGGCTGTTCGTGAGGAGTGCGACCTGATTGCGATGTCCACGCATGGCCACAAATTCATTGGCGACTTGATTCACGGCAGCGTGGCGCATGGAGTGCGGCACGGTTCGACGATTCCGGTGTTGCTCGTTCGTGGCAACGCCCGAGGCCGGGGCGCGGCGGGAGCGTGATGGCTGCGCGGCGTGGCCCGTTGCGGCCGGGTGTGCCGGATGCGCAAAGTGAATCGCTGACGGCGCCGGTTGAGGACTATCTCAAGGCCATCTATTCCCTTGGCCGGGGAAGTGTGCCGGTTGCGACCAACGACATCGCGAACAGGCTTCTGCTGGCGCCCGCATCGGTAAGCGGAATGGTGCAGCGTCTGGCGGAGCAGGGCCTGCTATCCTACGAACGTTATCGCGGAGTGACGCTCACCGAGTCCGGGCGAAGAGCTGCCTTGCGCACGCTCCGCCGGCACAGGGTAATCGAAGCCTATCTGTCGGGTGCGCTTGATTATCCCTGGGACCGGGTGCATGACGAAGCCGAGCGCCTCGAACACGCCGCGTCTGACGAGCTCGTTGACCGGATGGCTGAGGTGATGGGCGAGCCGCTGGTGGATCCGCATGGTGCGCCGATACCTTCGCGCGACGGCATGATGGACGAAACCGAGTACATGCAACTCGGGGATATCGATGCCGGGTCGGGGGCGCGGGTGGTGCGCGTAAGCGATGCCGATCCGGAGATGCTGAGATATCTGGCCGAGCTTGGCATTGTTCCCGGTGCAGAGCTTGTGGTGGTGGCGAAAGCTCCGTACGATGGGCCCGTCTCTTTACGGACCGCGGGCAATCTGCTGTCGATCGGCCCCCCGCTTGCTGCCCGGGTCATGGTCGAGCCAATAGCAAACGAAGGGCCTTCGCACTAGGAGCTCAAATGGCGTATCCCTCTGTGACTGAAGCTGGCGAGGCTGCGCCGGCTGCCCATAAACGCCCGGAGAAGGGCGAGCTCGATGTGTACGGGCTGACCCACCGCGGGCTCGTACGGTCGCACAATGAGGACCATTTCCTTGTCTGCACTCTCCAGAAGCGCATGGAGGTGAGTCACACCAGCCTTCCCGATATCTCGCAGCTCGGCGGAACTGAGCGGCTTGCGTTTATCGCCATGGTTGCCGATGGGGTTGGCGGCGCTGCTGCCGGTGAGGAGGCAAGCCGGCTCGCGCTGGAAGGAGTGACGCGTTACGTGTCACAGGCCCTCAGCTGTTTTTACAACAATGACAGCGCCAACGATGCCGGCTTCATGCAGGAGCTCGAGGAGGCGGCACTGAAAGTTCATAATGAGCTGGCAGCTACCGCTGCGGAAAATTCGGCGCTGCGTGGAATGGCGACCACACTTACGCTGTGGATCGGTCTGGGGCCGCGGGCATTTCTCGTGCAGGTTGGCGATAGCCGCTGCTATTCGTTGCGGGGTGGTAAGCTGGTCCAGATTTCACGCGACCAGACGATGGCGGAGGAGATGATAACGCAGGGAGTTCTCTCTCGCGAAGACGCCGCTGGCAGCAGGCTCGCAAACATACTGTCGAGTGCGATTGGCGGGCCGCAGGCAGCGCCTGTGGTGCGCCGGCTGGAACAAGCGGAAGGGTCGGTGGGGCTGCTCTGCAGCGACGGACTCACGCGCCATGTGTCCGACGATCGTATCCGCGACCGGCTGGTGTCGATGACTTCGGCTCAACAGGCTTGCGAGACGCTGCTGCAGGACGCGCTCGATGCCGGTGGGAGCGACAACATCACGATAATTGTTGGCCGGAAGATTCCGGGAGCGGGCGAACTGGTTGCGAGAGATGGCCATTTGGCCTAAATTGATGTACCACTTGCCGAGGGGCCCATGGCCGCCATTCGACCGCATAGCCACCGCGCGGATCAGCTCAGTCACCGGTTCATAACCGGTCTTTTCGGTGGCGACGACTGGCAATCGCTTCATCAGTTGATGCAGACAGGGCTCGAGAAAAAAGCATTCAGGGCACAAACGGTCACCGAGTTTCTCGAGCACGCCGTGACCGAAGTGGCTGCACGGTCGGCATTGCGTTCCTATCTTGTCGCGGATCGATCCTGGAAGCGAAGGGTGAGCGAGAAAAGTCCGCTCTCCGCAGCGGAGCTGGACCGGATCGCCGACGTCGGCGAGGTTGTGCGGGAAGCAAGGCGCATCTGGGGCGAGTCCGATGCCGCCGAGCGGTTCCTCACCCGCCCACATCCGCAACTGAGGGATAGAAAGCCAATCGAGGTCGCGGCGACGGAAGGTGGGGCGCAGGCCGTTCGTGAGCTCATGTCACGAATCGAGGAAGGAGCGCCCGGCTGATGGTGCTGCGAGCTGTTCGTGTCACGGCTCGCACGTATGACCCTCGGCGCTCGAGTGGTCGTGAGAATCGTTGGAATGCGGCGGGCCAGGCTGTCGTGTACCTATCCGAACATTTTTCGACTGCCCTTCTGGAAATGCTTGTTCACAGTGCTGGAGTGCCGGTGCCGTGCCATGCGGCCTGGGCGACAATCAGGGGTGGCGTCAGCGTCGAGGAACTCGATGTGGCGAAGTGGCCCGGCTGGGATGATCTGGACGATCAAGGGTTCGCTCGAGCCGCAGGCTCAAAGTGGTTCTCGGAGCATAGAAGTGCCTGCCTTCTTGTGCCGTCGGTACCCGGGCGGCCATTCGAGCGTAACATCGTTGTGAATACCACCCATAAGCTGGCCGGGAGGATCGTGTGGGAGACCACGGTCGAAGTTCCGTGGGATCCGCGAGTGTTCGGCTAGCGAGCAGGCTGAAGTACAGATTTCGACGGGCCCGGCTCTACGGCAGATAACCCATAATGCGTGGGGAAACAACCAGGGCTTTTTCGCCGTTTCGCCCGACTAGCTTTCACCCATGCTCGTCCACGCTTTTGCGGTATTGCTTGCGTTCCAGCAACCCGCCCCTCGAACCATCGCCATCGACGAGCGGCTGGCCGCCGACGCCCGAATTGCGATTGGAGATCGGCTCACCGTATCGGCTCAGTCGGGCGCCGCAAATGTTGACACTGTAATCGTCTCCGCGATCGTCAAGCGAGGTGCAGATCCCGCCGAGATCGCGCGCAGCGAGTACAGGATTCACATGCATCTGGATCATCTGCAGAAAATTGCGGAGTACGGAGACCGTGTCGACAAATTCGCCGTGGCCACTCGGGGCCCATCGGCAACCGAAGAAGCGCTTGCCGCAATCAACCTCGCCGCTTTTGGATTCCAGGCGCATCGGTCGCGCGACATCGCGGTAGAAACCTCGAAAACGTTTCAGGTCATCAGCCGGTTCCATCGGGCAATCGGGGTGATCACCATTGTCGCCAGCGCGATCTTTCTGCTCTGCATCATGCTGCTCAAAGTCGAGGAGCGGCGACGTGACGTAGCGGCTTTGCGTCTCATGGGGATTTCAAGGAGAACCGTCGTGCAGAGCGTCGTCATCGAGGCGGCGGTCCTGGCGGTGGTCGGAAGCGCGCTGGGAGTGGCGGTCGGCTTCGGGGCATCGCTGTTCATCAACTGGTATTACCAGAGTCTTTATCGCACGCCGCTTTATTTTTCGATGATCACGCCGTCGATTATCACTCTTGCGGTGGGCTTGTCGCTGATACTGGGCATAGGCGCCGGGCTGCTTGCTTCGCTGCGTCTCGTGCGTACGCCGCCGCTGGCGCTTTTCGGACGCTGATGCGGCTGGCTCTGGCCTGGGCGGGGCTGAGAGGGCATGGCGTTCGCACCTTGCTTGCCATACTGGGAGTGGCGGTTGCCGCGGCGATGCTGCTCGACATGGTGATGATGTCGACGGGTATGCGCGAATCATTTCGTGAGCTGCTGCTATCGCGCGGATATCAAATCCGGCTTGCTCCCAAAGGGACACTCCCATTCGACACGGATGCCACCATCGAAGGGACGAGCCGCATCGTCGCCGTTCTTCGCGCAAATCCCGACATCGTGGCGGTAAGTCCGGTGCTGGGCGCAACCATCCACGTACCGGTTGGGAATCGTACGGTGACAAGCGCTGCGCTCGGAGTTATGGCCGAGGTGCAGGGAGATTACGAACTTCTGTCGGGCCGTGATCCGATTGCGTCCAATGCGATAGCGGTGAATGACGACTTCATCAGGGCGACAGGGGCACAAATTGGAGATACGCTTGAAGTTGCAACGGGTTATGACCCTCAGCTCAGGACCTTTGCTGCGTCGAAGAGACTGGTGGTGACGGGTCGCCTGCGCTTCATCTACGGCGCCATCAATCAGCCCGCGACCGCGATTCGACTCTCGACACTTCAGGAAATGGGTGGAGCGGTGCGTACGGATGATGCGTCGTTGTTCATGCTCAAGGTTAGGGATGGTGCCGACGTCGAGCGCATCCGCCGGTGGATCGAACGCGGGGTGCCGTCGGTGAGTGCGATCTCAACAGCCACCGCGATTGCGCAGGTGGACGAGCGGCTCAGTTATTTTCGCCAACTGGCATTCATCCTCGGCACCGTCAGCCTGTTTGTCGGATTTCTGCTCGTAACGACGCTCGTGACTGTGTCCGTCAACGAACGCATCGGCGAGATCACGGTAATGCGCGCGATCGGCGTCTCGAAAGCACATATCGTGCAACAGATTGTGATGGAGGGCATGGTAATCAGCCTGGCTGGCGCAGTTGGCGGGCTGGCGCTGGGCCTCGGGACCGCCCGGTATCTCAACAGCATTCTCTCGAGCTTTCCCGGGCTTCCGATGGCCATCGATTTCTTTCTTTTCCAGCCGCGATCCGCGTGGACGGCGATGGGATTGCTGACGTTATCGGGAGTGGCGGCGGGTGTGTATCCGTCATTCCGGGCCGCGTCGCTTCCCATCGCGACGACTCTCAGAGAAGAGGCGATCGCGTGATATACCGGCGCCCGATATGTCTCTGCCCGCAGGCCGACGAGTGACAACTATCGGTGCCGATCGAGCCGTGCGTGATGCTGCAGCGAGCGCGGCAGGCAACGTCGTCGAAGCGCGCGATCTCGCTCGCGAGTACAGGTTTGGCAAGGAACGCGTGCATGCGCTCCGTGGAGTGACGTTCGACATTGCCGATGGCGATTACGTGGCGATCGTCGGACCCTCGGGGTGCGGCAAGTCGACGTTGCTCAATCTGCTCGGCGCTATCGATCGCCCAACGAGCGGCTCGGTCACCATTCGCGGCGAAAATGTCGGAGCAATGCGCGACCGCGAGGCGACTTTGTTCAGGCTGCGTAACATCGGTTTCGTGTTTCAGAGGTTCTACCTCATGCAGACTCTGTCGGCGCGCGAGAATGTGGAATTGCCGATGGCCGAGGCGGGCGTGAAGTCGGCAGAACGTGTAGCGAGGGCGAGGGAGCTGCTCGCGTATGTGGGCCTGGAACACCGTGAACGGCATCGTCCGTCGGAGCTGTCGGGCGGAGAGCAGCAGCGTGTGGCTATCGCCCGTTCGTTGTCCAACCGTCCCGCGATACTCCTTGCCGATGAGCCAACCGGAGAGCTCGACGCGAGAACCGGGGCCGATATCATCGGCCTCTTCGAACGGCTCAATGGGGATGGCACCACGCTTATCGTAGTCACCCATGACGAGGAGCTTGCACGCGCAGCCCGGCGCCGCATCCACATGCGCGACGGAGTCATTGCGTGATCCCGCTTCTCGCGCTGAGGAACATCGTGTCCCGCCCATGGCGCGCGCTGCTGCTGTTTTTCGGGTACGGCGTTGGAGTTGGAGTGATGGTCGTGCTCCTTTCGATTGGCGAAGCGCTGCTGAGTCAGGCGCGCGACGAGCGGCTGGTGGGTGGCGGGTCAATTACGGTGCTGCCTCAGGGCCTCGACGTCGAGGTAATGAAGACCGGTGGTGTGGGCGGTCTCTATTTCTCCATCGACCACGGGCGGTTCGTCTACGATCAACTTCTCGCGTCGCCGCGGTTGTCGAACGTGATAAGCGCTGTGGCGCCCCAGATCGACGGCCGCCTGACGTATCTGCGCTCGATGAGCGGCGCGGAGTACGCCGTGCGGGCCAGCGGCGGGGTGCCGAGTGCGGCAACAGCGGTGGGTGTGCCCCTCCAACTCGTCAGCGGCAGCTGGAAGAATGATGAAGGTGACCGGAAATGGATCTCCCCGACCCCGCGCGAGCTGCGCGACGAGATCGATCATTTTCATCTACCGCCTGACAATGTTGCCAACCGCGAAAGCTGGGCTGAGTGGCACTACTTCAATGTGATATCACCGGATAGCAGGCGATGGGCTTTCATTTCTTTCATCGTCGCGGGCGATGTAGGCCGTGAGAAATGGGGCGCGAGCGTGACGATCACGTTGCGGGAGCAGGGTGGGCGGTCGCGGAAATTTGTCTCATACATTCCGCGTGAGCGCGTCCGTTTCTCTACGACCGATGCCAATCTCGCGCTCGGCGGCTCGACCGTCACTGTCCGCCCCGACGGCAACTACGTCGTTGCCGCAGAAGCGCGGGAAGAAGGAGGGGGCGATGTCGTGCGTGTGAATCTCGTTGTCACACCCACGCCGCGTGCGTATTTCCCGGGCGCATCGCTTGGGTCGAGAGAGCTCGTATCCGGGTATGCGGTACCGGCGTTGCGCGCGAATGCCGATGGCAGGATCTGCGTCGGCGGAGCATG
This genomic window contains:
- a CDS encoding universal stress protein, whose amino-acid sequence is MYKRILVPVENSPFDDAIVDHVKLLARICNSSVILIHVADGWAARNISHLKLRESEEMQNDRAYIERLSATLEAEGFDSEAVLASGDPASEISAAAVREECDLIAMSTHGHKFIGDLIHGSVAHGVRHGSTIPVLLVRGNARGRGAAGA
- a CDS encoding metal-dependent transcriptional regulator, which codes for MAARRGPLRPGVPDAQSESLTAPVEDYLKAIYSLGRGSVPVATNDIANRLLLAPASVSGMVQRLAEQGLLSYERYRGVTLTESGRRAALRTLRRHRVIEAYLSGALDYPWDRVHDEAERLEHAASDELVDRMAEVMGEPLVDPHGAPIPSRDGMMDETEYMQLGDIDAGSGARVVRVSDADPEMLRYLAELGIVPGAELVVVAKAPYDGPVSLRTAGNLLSIGPPLAARVMVEPIANEGPSH
- a CDS encoding Nramp family divalent metal transporter, yielding MATQLTDRPPDPAVSPQPDPGWRRARVSPSLAEVYRTVPVTGAGWWRKILAFAGPGYLVAVGYMDPGNWATDLAGGSQFGYRLLTVILISNLMAILLQGLSAKLGIVTGRDLAQACRDNYSKPVVWFLWVICELAIAACDLAEVIGSAIALNLLFGIPLPLGIGITALDVLIVLYLQNKGFRLLEALVIALVGTIGACFLFEMIISSPPIAEVMKGFIPTSQVVTNPAMLYVAIGILGATVMPHNLYLHSSIVQTRQYEQTSEGKKTAVKFAFIDSTIALSFALFINAAILIVAAATFHTSGNTEVAEIQDAYKLLTPLLGAGASTVFALALLASGQASTITGTLAGQIVMEGFLNIRLRPWLRRLITRSIAIVPAAIVAILYGESGTAQLLVFSQVILSMQLSFAVFPLVRFTSDKTKMAEFANPVWLKSLAYLVATVIASLNIWLLVQFFTGA
- a CDS encoding rhodanese-like domain-containing protein; this encodes MTHNTGAELIDQAKARVKQMAPADAISGRTDDTVYLDVREPNEWNLGHVPGAIHIPRGMLESKVEELISRDKRVVIYCASGNRSALAADTMQQMGYDDVCSMSAGFRGWADSGGQVES
- a CDS encoding CoA pyrophosphatase, coding for MIPLALSSHAQIRRLAISLKVRHAPAITHPGAKRACVALLIRLGAVATPEILLIQRAEYEGDPWSGQIAFPGGREEPGDESLYDTAARETFEETGIDLRANGELLGTLDDLHPLTVRLPAVIVRPFVVLVADITEVRHNREVAKSFWVPFPKLSDRAVWRETTVAAGGHEFSRLAFHHEGCVVWGMTERILSGLIAGMARV
- a CDS encoding LD-carboxypeptidase — protein: MNDKLFGSIQPLGPGSRVALVAPAGIVLDRMHILRAEENVRSFGWTPVTGAHATSAFGYLAGRDPERLSDLNTAFRSTDIDAIWCVRGGYGSMRLLHEVDYAAFAANPRPLIGFSDITALHSAIHSQCGSVTFHGPTARGVLGDFSRESLRLALVEQRDPCGVAANGRELTAGRARGRLIGGNLALVTALLGTPFAADFDDAILVLEDIGEAVYRVDRMLRQLLLAGALPRCAGMVAGDFRMPVKDLEPGNRTVDDLLGEAAEEARIPCLAGAPFGHIPNQWTLPLGAIAELDTGKKSLRVVAPNHRSIQ
- a CDS encoding alpha/beta fold hydrolase; amino-acid sequence: MIEVDEFELWRDRDEDSPLIIRGDARIPSDAKATVVICHGFKGFARWAFFPYLADRIATAGLGAITFDFSGSGIGEDRENFTNPHAFTNNTFTQELDDLDAVIAEARVKDWIGEGYGLFGHSRGGGVAVLHASRNPDVRALVTWAAISDPNRWPADVVALWKALGYIDVHNARTGEIIPLSTAILHEVEALGETTLNIDAAASGVRSPWLVIHGDSDETVPHSEGERLHRSSSEVSEFRLIEGANHAFDASHPLTEPPQALDAVTRDTVEFFCRHLAASTM
- a CDS encoding glycosyltransferase family 2 protein; the protein is METLIGAAAALPWVIAHIATALRVRHSVSLASESVEPPSPAPLVTIVIPARNEAGNIERCLNSVLTTTYPECEVVVIDDQSADGTGELARAIALRDSRVRVIDNSHPPEGWFGKQWACNTGASAANGTILCFADADTQHAPDLLTRSVNAIMRRNADLFSVMGRQELGSFWERIVQPHIFGIMAVRYGGTESVTKSRQTSDKIANGQCLFVQRRAYDELGGHSLVKSHVADDMMMAQRFFARGKHVVLEEGIEQLSTRMYTSFGELVHGWGKNVYAGGRDSVPMGRVGRFFFPLLLLLAPLWSVLPLVVLLISLVQPVATVIYVWAVVVSTVSLVWWLDIYRRIGEPLWYAFLYPLGGAVIFYIFLRAVMRGQNVQWKGRDYVST